Proteins from a genomic interval of Rhipicephalus microplus isolate Deutch F79 chromosome 6, USDA_Rmic, whole genome shotgun sequence:
- the LOC119166955 gene encoding fatty acid CoA ligase Acsl3, with protein MPAFAIEAVMGFIKVMGTVYDVITLPVYVVLQKPWVYWKRKRMCFAKPIIEGDPSSPYRLLDNSELQSLKGVQTLDEVARRAIRAYPKRPAMGTRRILGRTEEKQPNGKVFKKLVLGDYEWWTYEEMDRKIDLTARGLLSIGARPRQYLAILAETRAEWMLTAQACFRTNIPLVTLYATLSNDDIVSAVNLTEVTHLVTSSDLLTRVLSVVEKMPTLTHIVYMENANAKPPAPLQNGPQVIPFSSLEERGVDHEQEQCSPSPDDVAIVMFTSGSSGTPKGVMASHRNLISSMNGFGVVCSKFGAYTCNDVYLAYLPLAHMLELAAETLLIGAGARIGYSSPFTITDNASAVAKGCRGDVTLLQPTVFACVPLIVDRLRKGVNEVAAAKGPFFKALFDYAVQYKNFWLDLGFDTPILNQLVFKHVRLLLGPNLKVLACGSAPLSRHTRRFVRACMGGRVIEGYGLTETSGAASIMNAEDVSADRVGAPLPGCYLRLVDWEEGNYRTSDTPNPRGEIVVGGPCVTKGYYKNEELTKESFREEGGVRWFYTGDIGEIFPDGTLKIVDRKKDLVKLQFGEYISLGRVESVLKTCTLVDNLFVYGNSLHTYLVAVVAPNLKQLQRIARRLGRDEDFVANATVKDLCQDAEVTKAAEEAILEYARGSGLLKTEVPGKVKLCVEEWKPDTGLVTATYKIRRKPLQVFYQRDIDAMYGTSEENRLRRA; from the exons ATGCCTGCGTTCGCGATAGAAGCCGTAATGGGTTTCATCAAGGTCATGGGGACTGTTTACGACGTTATTACGCTTCCCGTGTACGTCGTGCTCCAGAAGCCCTGGGTGTACTGGAAGCGGAAGCGGATGTGTTTCGCCAAGCCCATAATCGAAGGCGACCCGTCGTCCCCGTACCGTCTCCTGGACAACTCGGAGCTCCAGAGCCTGAAGGGCGTCCAGACACTTGACGAAGTCGCGCGCAGGGCCATCCGGGCTTACCCCAAGAGGCCCGCCATGGGCACGCGACGCATCCTGGGACGGACCGAAGAGAAGCAGCCCAACGGCAAGGTCTTCAAGAAGCTCGTGCTGGGCGACTACGAGTGGTGGACGTACGAAGAGATGGACCGCAAGATAGACCTCACGGCTCGCGGTCTCCTCTCAATCGGCGCGAGGCCGCGACAGTACCTGGCCATCCTTGCCGAGACCCGGGCCGAATGGATGCTGACGGCGCAGGCCTGCTTCCGCACCAACATACCGCTGGTTACGCTGTACGCGACTCTCAGCAACGATGACATCGTGAGCGCCGTGAACCTGACCGAGGTGACGCACCTGGTCACCTCGTCGGACCTCCTGACGCGGGTGCTCAGCGTCGTGGAGAAGATGCCGACGCTGACGCACATCGTGTACATGGAGAACGCCAACGCAAAGCCCCCGGCACCGTTGCAGAATGGACCTCAG GTAATCCCATTCTCAAGCCTCGAAGAACGGGGCGTGGACCATGAGCAGGAGCAGTGCTCGCCGTCTCCCGACGACGTCGCCATCGTCATGTTCACCAGCGGCTCGTCGGGGACGCCCAAGGGCGTCATGGCCTCCCACAGGAACCTCATCTCCTCCATGAACGGCTTCGGCGTCGTTTGCAGCAAGTTCGGCGCCTACACCTGCAACGACGTCTACCTCGCCTACCTCCCGCTGGCTCACATGCTCGAGCTAGCCGCCGAGACCCTGCTCATCGGCGCGGGCGCCCGCATCGGCTACTCCTCGCCGTTCACCATCACCGACAACGCGTCCGCCGTGGCCAAGGGCTGTCGCGGCGACGTGACGCTCCTGCAGCCCACCGTATTCGCCTGCGTGCCCCTCATAGTAGACCGTCTCCGCAAGGGCGTCAACGAAGTGGCCGCGGCCAAGGGACCCTTCTTCAAGGCCCTGTTCGACTACGCCGTCCAGTACAAGAACTTCTGGCTCGACCTGGGCTTCGACACGCCAATCCTCAACCAGCTGGTCTTCAAGCACGTCCGGCTCCTGCTGGGGCCCAACCTGAAGGTCCTCGCCTGCGGCTCGGCTCCGTTGTCCAGACACACGCGCCGTTTCGTGAGGGCCTGCATGGGCGGCCGAGTAATCGAGGGCTACGGCCTGACGGAGACCAGTGGCGCGGCGAGCATCATGAACGCCGAAGACGTGAGCGCAGACCGCGTCGGTGCCCCGCTCCCGGGTTGCTACCTGCGACTTGTTGACTGGGAAGAAGGCAACTACCGGACGTCGGACACGCCAAACCCCCGGGGCGAGATCGTCGTCGGCGGGCCATGTGTCACCAAGGGATACTACAAGAACGAGGAGCTCACGAAGGAGTCCTTCAGGGAGGAAGGTGGCGTTCGCTGGTTCTACACCGGCGACATCGGCGAGATCTTTCCCGACGGCACACTCAAGATTGTGGACCGCAAGAAGGACCTTGTGAAGTTGCAGTTCGGCGAGTACATCTCTCTGGGTCGGGTCGAGTCGGTGTTAAAAACTTGCACGCTCGTCGACAACCTCTTCGTCTACGGCAACTCGCTGCACACCTACCTCGTGGCGGTCGTGGCTCCCAATCTGAAGCAGCTTCAGCGCATCGCTCGACGTCTGGGCAGGGACGAAGACTTCGTTGCCAACGCGACGGTCAAAGACCTCTGTCAGGACGCCGAAGTTACCAAGGCAGCCGAGGAAGCGATCCTGGAGTACGCGCGGGGCAGCGGTCTCCTGAAAACCGAGGTGCCCGGCAAGGTCAAGCTGTGCGTGGAAGAATGGAAACCGGACACGGGGCTGGTGACGGCTACGTACAAGATTCGCAGGAAGCCGCTGCAGGTCTTCTACCAGCGAGACATCGACGCGATGTACGGGACGTCGGAGGAGAACAGATTGCGTCGCGCGTGA